The Alicyclobacillus macrosporangiidus CPP55 genome segment AGGATCCCGCGGCTCAAGATCTTGACCGACAGCCCGCGCGCGAAGATGCCCTCGTTGACATCCCGGGGTGGCCGGGACATGATGTCTTTTTCCGCCGGATCGACGCCGAGGGCGATGGCGGGGAGGCCGTCCGTCACCAGGTTGACCCACAAGATCTGGATGGGCACGAGGGGCAGCGGCAGCCCGGCGAGCATCGCCACGAACATCGTGACAATTTCACCCACGTTGCTGGCCAACACGTAACGGATGAACTTCTTGATGTTGTCGTAGATGCCGCGCCCCTCCTCGACTGCAGCGACGATGGTGGCGAAGTTGTCGTCCGCCAAGACCAGCGCGGAGGCCTCCTTGGCCACGTCGGTGCCGGTCAAGCCCATGGCGATGCCGATGTCCGCCTGCTTGATGGCCGGCGCGTCGTTGACGCCGTCCCCTGTCATCGCGACGATGTGCCCGCGCGTCTGCAGGGCCTTCACGATGCGCAGTTTGTGCTCCGGCGACACGCGCGCGTACACATAGATGTCGTTGGCCCGGCGCGCCAGTTCCTCGTCCGTCATCTCGTCGAGCTCGGCGCCCGTGACGACCACGCCGTCCTTTGGCAGAATGTCCAGTTGGCGGGCGATGGTGGTCGCGGTCTCCTGGTGATCGCCCGTGATCATGACCGTGCGGATGCCCGCCTGGTGGCACTTGCGGATGGCTTCGAACACCTCTTCCCGCGGCGGGTCCATCATGCCGCACAGGCCGACGAAGACCAGGTCGGATTCCGGATTGCGCTCCGCTTTGGCGGCTTCGACACTCCGGAAGCGGCGGTACCCGAGCGCCAGGTTGCGCAAGGCGGCCTTGGCCATGTGCTCGTTGGCCGCGGCGATCTGGCGCTTGACGCCCGACGAAATGGGCTCCTCCTTGCCGCCCGTGAGGATGTACTTGGAGCGCTCCAACAGGACGTCCGGCGCTCCCTTGGTGAAGAGGAACACCTCGTCTCCCCGGCGCACCAGCACCGACATCAGCTTGCGGTCCGAATCGAACGGGATCTCGTCGATCCGCTCGTACACCGCATCCGGGTCGTCGAAGCCGGCCTTTTTCGCCATGACGAGCAAGGCGCCTTCCGTGGGGTCGCCGTTGCATTCCCACGCCTCGCCCTCATCCGTGGTCACTTGCTTCATCACCGCGTTGTTGCAGGTGGCCGCGATCTCGTTGAGCCACCGGAGCGCCGGCCGGCGCATCGGTTGGATGGGCCGGTCCTCGTAGACGAACTCGCCGATGGGGTTGTACCCGGAGCCGGTGATGCGGAACCACTCCCCGTCTGCCCACACCCGCTGTACCGTCATGCGGTTCTGGGTCAGTGTTCCGGTCTTGTCGGAACACACCACCGTGGCGCATCCGAGGGTCTCCACGGACGGGAGCTTGCGGACGATGGCATGGCGTTTGATCATCCGCTGGACCCCGAGCGCCAGCGCGATCGTCACAATCGCAGGCAATCCTTCGGGGATGGCCGCGACGGCGAGGCTGACGCCGGCGAGGAACATCTTGTACAAGTTCTGTCCGTGCAGGATGCCGGTGACGACCACCAGCACGGTGATGCCGACGGCGAGCCACACCAGGACCTTGCCCAAATCGTCGAGGCGCTTCTGCAGCGGCGTCAGCACCTCCTCCGACTGCTGCATCAGACCGGCGATCTTGCCCATCTCCGTCTGCATGCCGGTCTCGGTGACCAACACCTCCGCCTTGCCGCGGGAGACAAGGGTCCCCATGTACACCATGTTGATCCGGTCGCCCAGCGGCGAGACCGGATCGACAAAGGCGTTCGCTTGTTTGCTGACGGGCACCGAC includes the following:
- a CDS encoding calcium-translocating P-type ATPase, SERCA-type; translated protein: MEKNWHALAAKDCLAILESQPSGLDEDQVRERRAKYGANQLVEGAKVSLLTLFLNQFRDFMTVVLIAATLISGLLGEYTDAITIIAIIVLNGVLGFVQEVKAERSLAALKELTAPTARVRRAGQVITVPAKDLVPGDIILLEGGDRVPADGRILTASGLDVVEASLTGESVPVSKQANAFVDPVSPLGDRINMVYMGTLVSRGKAEVLVTETGMQTEMGKIAGLMQQSEEVLTPLQKRLDDLGKVLVWLAVGITVLVVVTGILHGQNLYKMFLAGVSLAVAAIPEGLPAIVTIALALGVQRMIKRHAIVRKLPSVETLGCATVVCSDKTGTLTQNRMTVQRVWADGEWFRITGSGYNPIGEFVYEDRPIQPMRRPALRWLNEIAATCNNAVMKQVTTDEGEAWECNGDPTEGALLVMAKKAGFDDPDAVYERIDEIPFDSDRKLMSVLVRRGDEVFLFTKGAPDVLLERSKYILTGGKEEPISSGVKRQIAAANEHMAKAALRNLALGYRRFRSVEAAKAERNPESDLVFVGLCGMMDPPREEVFEAIRKCHQAGIRTVMITGDHQETATTIARQLDILPKDGVVVTGAELDEMTDEELARRANDIYVYARVSPEHKLRIVKALQTRGHIVAMTGDGVNDAPAIKQADIGIAMGLTGTDVAKEASALVLADDNFATIVAAVEEGRGIYDNIKKFIRYVLASNVGEIVTMFVAMLAGLPLPLVPIQILWVNLVTDGLPAIALGVDPAEKDIMSRPPRDVNEGIFARGLSVKILSRGILIGAVTLAVFVWALQTHPDNLAKAQTMAYATLTMSQFILVFDCRSVEGGIWKRNLFENTWLVLAVLCSLGLFLMTLYVPVLAQVFGTEQLSPTEWGIVILAAAVPTLALSLRRAGRKALKTKVALGR